Proteins from one Periplaneta americana isolate PAMFEO1 chromosome 6, P.americana_PAMFEO1_priV1, whole genome shotgun sequence genomic window:
- the LOC138701948 gene encoding uncharacterized protein — MRRASYTPLPTQAPSEPLIVVEESGGTDDEETPSRGSSPQLNLNPDSPLLNPELLSPYRDMRKRSLPTPACTSGITASQVRRLSEHGAEGSSASTVREAAFLATLSSAPAPAPGGRRHSVVTISRAPPPSILFGRGRRESIAAFPSNTMQATRVLANRRDSTSSVPRPPSTSGSTSGSQFNLQLDIMDDIAEIKAARKVRLKMWKTPSRERVCEVQPLDGAAGTSASATRYHQVSPGPSRTDPGATTPISRRFSDFVPSSQPSQHPRRRASEQVPPSSGSPAPPKLSLSTGIVCSNTDLINILSSLASSAQEINKEPEEETPAPEPSSSKEKDSPKEAEKDESSSSSNADQRRSRLKNLRSNSFDVSMLLGTGVKPKQETGRGSIAGPASWFVKRHQPKKADPPKGQSKSPTSIVVSQSEDRPNFSVVQSSDPSTSPSSKKPSSEVGQQKSSSKSSSPPDNKVVWDGKSGSVVDAQVLGSAIEVFLARRGSGNDSPVASSPQNSKVSPTKNSTKAASGSGGSGSSSWFSGNKDAEEEAGASDTCDTSLCSTLKDLFVK, encoded by the coding sequence ATGCGACGCGCTTCGTACACGCCGCTGCCCACGCAGGCTCCATCGGAGCCCCTCATCGTGGTGGAGGAGTCCGGCGGCACAGATGACGAAGAGACGCCGAGCCGCGGTTCCTCGCCGCAGCTGAACCTGAACCCCGACTCGCCGCTGCTGAACCCGGAGCTGCTGTCCCCATACCGCGACATGCGGAAGCGCTCGCTGCCCACGCCGGCTTGCACGTCCGGCATCACGGCCAGCCAGGTCCGCCGCCTCTCCGAGCACGGCGCCGAGGGCAGCTCAGCGTCGACGGTGCGCGAGGCCGCCTTCCTCGCGACTCTGTCCTCCGCCCCGGCGCCGGCCCCCGGCGGCAGGCGTCACTCCGTGGTCACTATCTCGCGGGCGCCTCCGCCTTCCATTCTGTTCGGCAGGGGACGTCGCGAGTCCATCGCGGCGTTTCCCTCCAACACGATGCAAGCAACACGCGTGCTGGCCAACAGACGCGACTCGACGTCGTCGGTGCCGAGGCCGCCCAGCACGTCGGGCAGCACCAGCGGCTCGCAGTTCAACCTGCAGCTCGACATCATGGACGACATAGCGGAGATCAAGGCGGCTAGAAAGGTGCGCCTCAAGATGTGGAAGACGCCGAGTCGCGAAAGGGTCTGCGAGGTGCAGCCGCTGGACGGCGCCGCGGGCACGTCGGCGTCCGCAACGAGGTACCACCAGGTGTCGCCGGGACCCTCCAGAACAGACCCAGGAGCCACCACCCCCATATCTCGTCGCTTTTCAGACTTCGTTCCATCCTCTCAACCTTCACAGCATCCCAGACGAAGAGCCTCCGAACAAGTTCCGCCCTCATCCGGCTCACCCGCACCACCTAAACTTTCCTTATCGACGGGGATCGTGTGTTCCAACACAGACCTTATAAACATCCTATCGTCTCTAGCATCGTCGGCACAAGAAATCAACAAGGAACCTGAAGAAGAAACTCCGGCTCCAGAACCATCATCAAGCAAAGAAAAAGACTCCCCGAAAGAAGCTGAGAAGGACGAAAGCAGCAGCTCCTCAAACGCAGATCAGAGGAGAAGCCGACTAAAGAATCTAAGGTCAAATAGTTTCGACGTATCAATGTTGCTAGGAACAGGAGTCAAACCAAAACAGGAGACGGGGAGAGGAAGTATCGCGGGTCCGGCCAGCTGGTTTGTCAAGAGACATCAGCCCAAGAAAGCAGACCCACCAAAGGGACAGTCGAAGTCCCCTACATCAATTGTAGTAAGTCAATCTGAAGACAGACCGAATTTCAGCGTCGTGCAGAGTTCTGACCCTTCCACGTCACCGAGTTCGAAGAAGCCTTCATCCGAAGTCGGTCAGCAAAAGTCGTCGTCAAAGAGTTCCTCGCCACCAGACAACAAGGTTGTTTGGGATGGGAAAAGCGGTTCCGTCGTGGATGCTCAGGTGTTGGGCAGTGCTATAGAAGTATTCCTGGCCAGACGAGGTAGCGGAAACGACAGCCCAGTAGCGTCGTCTCCGCAGAACTCCAAGGTGTCTCCAACTAAGAACAGCACCAAAGCTGCAAGTGGATCTGGAGGTTCGGGGTCGTCGTCTTGGTTTTCTGGAAACAAAGACGCGGAGGAGGAAGCCGGGGCGTCAGACACTTGCGATACCTCACTCTGCTCCACACTCAAGGACTTGTTTGTGAAATAA